The following proteins are encoded in a genomic region of Hoeflea phototrophica DFL-43:
- a CDS encoding carbohydrate ABC transporter permease, whose amino-acid sequence MNTPRSLASQIVLLLIIITICVFPFYWMVTTSLKTQIVALESPPVWIFEATLNNYREALFEDGVLRTLINSLVIAVSTTLLALLLGVPAAFALARFEFRGKKDLWFWFITNRMVSPIVLALPFFLIARNLGILDKHFTLVLIYLTFNLPIVIWIVTDQFRGIPYDLDEAARLEGASQFTIMRKICLPLAMPGVAVSAIFSFIFSWNEMMFGLILTRSEAKTAPAMAVSFMEGYNLPYGKIMATSTLIVIPVLIFALIASKQLVRGLTMGAVK is encoded by the coding sequence ATGAACACGCCCCGCTCCCTCGCCTCTCAGATTGTCTTGCTTCTCATCATCATCACGATTTGCGTGTTTCCATTTTACTGGATGGTCACCACTTCGCTGAAAACCCAGATCGTGGCTCTTGAATCGCCACCCGTCTGGATATTCGAAGCGACATTGAACAACTACCGCGAGGCGTTGTTTGAAGATGGCGTGCTGCGCACCCTGATCAACTCGCTGGTCATCGCGGTGTCCACCACATTGCTTGCCCTCCTGCTGGGTGTGCCGGCAGCCTTTGCTCTGGCCAGGTTCGAGTTTCGCGGCAAAAAGGACCTTTGGTTCTGGTTCATCACCAACCGTATGGTGTCACCCATCGTGCTGGCGCTGCCGTTTTTTCTGATCGCCCGCAATCTGGGTATTCTGGACAAGCACTTTACGCTGGTTCTGATCTACCTGACGTTCAACCTTCCGATCGTGATCTGGATCGTGACCGATCAATTCCGCGGCATTCCCTATGATTTGGATGAGGCGGCGCGTCTTGAGGGGGCCTCGCAATTCACCATCATGCGGAAGATCTGTCTTCCCCTGGCGATGCCGGGCGTGGCGGTCTCGGCGATCTTTTCGTTCATTTTTTCCTGGAACGAGATGATGTTCGGCCTGATCTTGACACGGTCCGAAGCAAAAACAGCGCCGGCGATGGCGGTGTCCTTTATGGAAGGCTACAACTTGCCTTACGGCAAGATCATGGCCACCTCGACTTTGATCGTGATTCCGGTGCTGATCTTTGCGCTGATTGCATCTAAACAGTTGGTGCGTGGCTTGACCATGGGTGCGGTGAAGTGA
- a CDS encoding carbohydrate ABC transporter permease: protein MRGQVSKRTIFAFIGPAVLGLALVGIAPLLYAAWTSLHFFNLTKLKNVEFIGLANYWTVLTDEVFWQAMGRTFFLLGTALPLQLVFGLGVALVLHKPGLTLLKTLARLSLVLPMATTYAVVGLLGQVMFNQKFGVINQLLGGADINWIGDPTNAFAMIIFWDVWQWTPFVALVLLAGLTMVPGEVEEAARLETKSWWTVLRYVQLPFLLPGLVAVLILRTADTLKLFDMVFTLTRGGPGAATEFISLMIQRVGFRGFDQGLASAQAIILLIITIILAQIYIRVFYKEV, encoded by the coding sequence ATGCGCGGACAGGTTTCCAAACGAACTATATTTGCCTTCATAGGTCCGGCCGTGCTTGGCTTGGCTTTGGTCGGGATTGCTCCGCTTCTCTATGCGGCTTGGACATCCCTGCATTTCTTCAATCTGACCAAGCTCAAGAACGTCGAGTTTATTGGCCTTGCGAACTATTGGACCGTTTTGACGGACGAAGTGTTCTGGCAGGCCATGGGACGAACTTTCTTCCTGTTGGGTACCGCGCTCCCGTTGCAGCTGGTTTTTGGCCTGGGGGTCGCATTGGTGCTGCACAAGCCGGGGCTCACCCTTCTGAAGACTCTGGCCCGTCTTTCCCTGGTCCTTCCAATGGCAACCACCTATGCGGTTGTCGGTCTGCTGGGACAGGTGATGTTCAACCAGAAATTCGGCGTCATAAACCAGTTGCTCGGCGGAGCCGACATCAACTGGATCGGTGATCCAACCAATGCATTCGCCATGATCATTTTCTGGGATGTCTGGCAATGGACGCCATTCGTGGCCTTGGTGCTGCTTGCGGGGCTGACCATGGTTCCTGGTGAGGTCGAAGAGGCAGCCCGGCTTGAAACCAAGAGTTGGTGGACTGTTCTTCGCTATGTGCAATTGCCGTTCTTGCTGCCTGGTCTTGTGGCGGTGCTGATCTTGCGCACAGCAGACACGCTTAAACTGTTCGATATGGTCTTTACATTGACCCGTGGCGGGCCTGGCGCTGCGACCGAATTCATTTCCCTGATGATTCAACGTGTCGGTTTTCGCGGTTTCGATCAGGGCCTTGCCTCGGCGCAGGCGATCATCCTGCTGATCATTACAATCATTCTGGCGCAGATCTATATTCGCGTCTTCTACAAAGAGGTTTGA
- a CDS encoding ABC transporter substrate-binding protein — protein sequence MSVKKLLCSVAFAGLMATNAMAESHGWSLAKAAEPYAGTTVDVVFLLRPGYEAIEAMLPEFEAETGIKVNIIKHPYENALGEQVRDFVAGGDLDVALIDLVWIGNFAENDWIVPLADVQAKFPDTVDPDLDIDDFFPLVLNAFGGWNDTIYGLPVDNYSGLMFYNRCMLEAAGFDGPPETWQELKDVYGPALTKDGKYAFALQSKRNETQSADSFARMIWPFGGSFLNAEFKSNLNSPESQAGLKFRQELMQYMPDGIVAYDHAEVVNGFAQGDIAIITEWSAFYSSVVSPETSKVADCVEIAPEPKGPAGRKPALGGFSMAVASQADEAEQAAAYLFIQWATSKANAVEYVERGGVSARQSAYADPKLAETFKYIPALVESWQEGVPEFRPRFAEWPEVTEVVQEWGTKMMLGEVTTEEGAQEIGTRMEAILEAAGYYSGAKPLAQ from the coding sequence ATGAGTGTGAAGAAACTACTGTGTTCAGTGGCTTTTGCGGGGCTCATGGCCACCAACGCAATGGCTGAAAGCCATGGCTGGAGCCTGGCTAAAGCGGCCGAGCCTTATGCTGGGACCACGGTTGACGTTGTGTTTCTGCTGCGCCCCGGCTACGAGGCAATTGAGGCGATGCTGCCTGAGTTCGAGGCCGAAACCGGCATCAAGGTGAACATCATCAAGCATCCCTACGAAAATGCGCTTGGTGAGCAGGTCCGCGATTTCGTCGCTGGCGGCGATCTCGATGTTGCCTTGATCGATCTTGTGTGGATCGGCAACTTCGCGGAAAATGACTGGATTGTGCCGCTTGCCGATGTTCAGGCCAAGTTCCCCGATACCGTCGATCCGGACTTGGATATTGATGACTTTTTCCCGCTCGTGCTGAACGCCTTTGGTGGCTGGAACGATACCATTTATGGGCTTCCGGTGGACAACTATTCGGGCCTGATGTTCTACAACCGCTGCATGCTCGAAGCGGCAGGTTTCGATGGCCCGCCTGAAACATGGCAGGAGTTGAAGGACGTTTATGGTCCGGCTCTGACAAAGGACGGCAAATATGCATTTGCGCTTCAGTCCAAGCGCAATGAGACCCAGTCCGCGGATAGTTTTGCCCGCATGATCTGGCCGTTTGGTGGGTCGTTCCTGAACGCCGAATTCAAATCCAACCTGAATTCGCCAGAGTCGCAGGCGGGTCTCAAGTTCCGTCAGGAGCTGATGCAGTACATGCCCGACGGGATTGTGGCCTATGACCATGCTGAAGTCGTCAACGGCTTTGCGCAGGGCGATATTGCGATCATCACGGAGTGGTCGGCATTCTACTCCAGTGTGGTGTCGCCGGAGACGTCGAAGGTTGCCGATTGCGTCGAGATCGCTCCGGAGCCGAAGGGGCCGGCCGGCCGCAAGCCTGCTCTTGGCGGCTTCTCGATGGCTGTGGCAAGCCAGGCGGATGAGGCCGAGCAGGCCGCTGCCTATCTGTTCATTCAGTGGGCAACATCAAAGGCCAATGCTGTAGAGTATGTCGAACGTGGCGGCGTGTCCGCACGGCAATCGGCTTATGCCGATCCCAAGCTGGCCGAGACCTTCAAATACATCCCGGCCCTGGTCGAGAGCTGGCAGGAAGGTGTGCCTGAATTCCGTCCCCGTTTCGCGGAATGGCCTGAAGTCACCGAGGTGGTGCAGGAGTGGGGCACAAAGATGATGCTGGGTGAAGTGACCACCGAAGAAGGTGCTCAAGAGATTGGCACCCGTATGGAAGCGATCCTCGAGGCTGCCGGCTACTATTCCGGTGCGAAGCCACTCGCGCAGTAA
- a CDS encoding ABC transporter ATP-binding protein, with protein MATVEIRKINKFYGKMQALFDVDLDISDGEFVVFVGPSGCGKSTLLRALAGLESISSGTLLIGGKDVSHAEPADRDVSMVFQSYALYPHMTVRQNMEFGMKVNGVAADERNNRIMEAARILQLTDYLDRKPSQLSGGQRQRVAIGRSIVKNPAVFLFDEPLSNLDAKLRVQMRVELESLHKQLAATMIYVTHDQVEAMTMADKIVVLNGGRVEQVGTPMEIYHTPDSKFVAEFIGSPAMNVFELKGMSNLPLRPDTVYVGCRPEHLVIAPKGGGNLDASVKNKEQLGGENLLYLAIEDGPTLVARVDGDDQTSVGDEIGLKIPETRMHQFDRDGRALR; from the coding sequence GTGGCAACCGTTGAAATCCGGAAAATCAATAAATTTTACGGCAAGATGCAGGCGCTATTTGACGTGGACCTGGACATATCCGATGGCGAGTTTGTCGTCTTTGTCGGACCATCGGGTTGCGGAAAGTCCACGCTTCTGCGTGCACTCGCAGGATTGGAAAGCATCAGTTCAGGCACCCTTTTGATCGGCGGCAAAGACGTGTCTCATGCCGAACCTGCGGACCGCGACGTCTCCATGGTTTTCCAATCCTATGCGCTTTATCCCCATATGACCGTACGACAGAACATGGAGTTCGGCATGAAGGTGAACGGCGTGGCTGCCGACGAACGCAACAACCGGATCATGGAAGCCGCGCGCATCCTGCAACTGACAGACTACCTTGACCGCAAGCCGTCCCAGCTTTCCGGCGGGCAGCGTCAGCGGGTCGCCATCGGGCGCTCCATTGTCAAGAATCCTGCGGTCTTTCTGTTTGATGAGCCGCTGTCAAATCTTGACGCAAAGCTCAGGGTTCAAATGCGGGTGGAGCTCGAGTCCCTGCACAAGCAACTGGCCGCAACGATGATCTATGTGACTCACGATCAGGTGGAAGCCATGACGATGGCTGACAAGATCGTTGTTCTCAATGGCGGCCGCGTCGAGCAGGTCGGGACCCCGATGGAAATCTATCATACGCCAGACAGCAAATTCGTGGCTGAATTCATCGGCTCCCCGGCCATGAATGTGTTTGAACTCAAGGGAATGAGCAATCTGCCGCTTCGCCCTGATACGGTCTATGTTGGCTGCCGCCCCGAGCATCTTGTCATCGCACCGAAGGGTGGGGGAAACCTTGATGCTTCAGTCAAGAACAAGGAACAGCTGGGAGGCGAGAATCTGCTTTATCTGGCGATTGAGGATGGGCCAACACTTGTCGCGCGGGTTGATGGAGACGACCAAACCTCCGTCGGAGATGAAATCGGTTTGAAGATTCCCGAAACACGCATGCACCAGTTTGATCGTGATGGCCGTGCACTTCGATAA
- a CDS encoding HAD family hydrolase → MAVHFDKGQAFLASLSDSPGRSFGIPDLVIFDFDGVIADSELISLASLQTALNDFGVQLELPEVQRRFLGKSVGQIKTEANTLNPNGIWDGFDKHWYSVLFDRFEKELASLPGVVSLLDRLDELGLPYCIASSGSLKRINFALNIIGLTSRFRHVFSSEQVNQGKPAPDLFLHAANTLGAKPERCIVIEDSAFGIQAGRSAGMHTIGFLGGAHLEGLEGSHRNLLLEQGAHDIIYALDEITFSSPRRMS, encoded by the coding sequence ATGGCCGTGCACTTCGATAAGGGCCAGGCATTCCTGGCAAGCCTCAGCGACAGCCCCGGTCGTTCGTTTGGCATCCCTGATCTCGTGATCTTTGATTTCGACGGCGTGATCGCAGACAGCGAGCTGATCTCGCTGGCATCTCTGCAAACCGCCCTGAACGATTTTGGGGTGCAACTGGAGCTGCCCGAGGTCCAGCGGCGGTTTCTGGGCAAATCAGTTGGCCAGATAAAGACCGAGGCAAACACCCTGAACCCGAATGGGATATGGGATGGCTTTGACAAGCATTGGTATTCGGTTCTGTTCGACCGCTTCGAAAAGGAGTTAGCCTCGCTCCCCGGTGTCGTCAGTCTGTTGGACCGGCTCGACGAGCTCGGCCTACCCTATTGCATCGCCTCAAGCGGCAGCTTGAAACGGATCAATTTTGCTTTGAACATTATAGGCTTAACCTCACGGTTCCGTCACGTCTTCAGCTCGGAACAAGTCAATCAGGGCAAGCCTGCTCCAGATCTTTTTTTGCATGCGGCCAACACCTTGGGGGCGAAGCCGGAACGATGCATTGTCATCGAAGATTCTGCCTTCGGCATTCAGGCAGGAAGGTCTGCCGGCATGCACACCATCGGCTTCCTGGGAGGGGCTCACCTTGAAGGCTTGGAGGGTTCGCACCGGAACTTGCTGCTGGAACAGGGCGCTCACGATATCATATACGCCCTTGATGAGATCACATTCAGCAGCCCCCGGCGTATGAGCTGA
- a CDS encoding tyrosine-type recombinase/integrase → MSKSKGLHPDKALTALKIRQISKPGRYADGNGLYLIVDPSGAKRWVLRTMVQGRRRDIGLGGLSIVSLAEARETARQYRRVARDGGDPIAELRKKPEDAPTFSEAAERVFKDHKASWDNPKHQQQWITTLRTYAFPVLGEMRVDQIQTPDVLRVLSPIWLSKAETARRVRQRIGTVLDWAGSAGYRHGENPTSGVTKGLPKQQKNKGHHAALPYAEVPAFVSRLRSSTNDGQAARLAFEFLILTASRTSEVLKARWTEIDLEGAIWTVPAVRMKAKRIHRVPLSTRCLEILKEARKLDVASPYLFSGTASDRPFSNAVFLAMLKRMEVTCTAHGFRSSFRDWAAETPSYPRDVVEMALAHTITDKTEAAYRRGDMLDRRRTLMQDWSKFTDSS, encoded by the coding sequence ATGTCGAAATCAAAAGGCCTGCATCCGGATAAAGCGCTGACCGCTTTGAAAATCCGTCAGATCAGTAAACCAGGCAGGTATGCCGATGGCAACGGACTTTATCTGATCGTTGACCCATCCGGCGCAAAGCGTTGGGTGCTGCGTACCATGGTGCAGGGCAGACGGCGCGACATCGGTCTTGGTGGCCTTTCGATCGTGTCCTTGGCGGAGGCCCGCGAAACTGCACGTCAGTACCGCCGTGTTGCCCGTGATGGCGGCGATCCGATCGCCGAGTTGCGCAAGAAGCCCGAAGATGCGCCAACCTTCAGCGAAGCAGCGGAGAGGGTTTTCAAGGATCACAAAGCCAGCTGGGACAATCCGAAGCACCAGCAACAATGGATAACCACGCTCAGGACCTATGCATTTCCGGTTTTGGGGGAGATGCGAGTGGACCAGATCCAGACACCGGATGTGTTGCGGGTGTTGTCGCCAATCTGGCTGAGCAAAGCAGAAACCGCGCGGCGAGTGCGGCAACGGATAGGGACCGTACTGGATTGGGCAGGGAGTGCCGGATATCGGCACGGCGAGAACCCGACATCCGGCGTCACCAAGGGTTTGCCCAAACAGCAAAAGAATAAGGGTCACCATGCCGCGCTCCCCTATGCGGAAGTTCCTGCTTTTGTGTCGCGGCTGCGATCATCGACCAATGACGGGCAAGCAGCACGGCTTGCTTTCGAATTCCTGATATTGACCGCCAGCCGTACCAGTGAAGTGCTGAAGGCGCGTTGGACAGAAATCGATCTGGAGGGGGCGATCTGGACCGTTCCCGCAGTGCGAATGAAAGCCAAGCGCATTCACCGTGTGCCGTTGAGCACAAGGTGCCTAGAGATCCTCAAGGAGGCTCGGAAGCTGGATGTCGCCAGTCCCTATCTGTTCTCCGGTACCGCTAGCGACCGGCCTTTCTCCAACGCCGTGTTCCTCGCCATGCTTAAGCGGATGGAAGTCACCTGCACGGCGCACGGTTTCCGGTCTTCCTTCCGGGATTGGGCAGCAGAAACCCCCAGCTACCCGCGTGATGTGGTGGAGATGGCGCTTGCCCATACCATCACAGACAAGACAGAAGCCGCCTATCGGCGCGGGGATATGCTGGACCGGAGACGAACCCTGATGCAGGATTGGTCGAAGTTTACCGATTCCTCATAA
- a CDS encoding helix-turn-helix transcriptional regulator, which translates to MRSTKLPPTGFIRLNAILGPNGPLPISRSSWFAGVKEGRFPKPVALGPRTSAYKVEDIRALLAQFDDQDQPASPSVAPAQEVGGTGQ; encoded by the coding sequence ATGAGAAGCACGAAACTCCCACCCACAGGCTTCATACGCCTCAACGCCATCTTGGGCCCCAATGGTCCATTACCGATCAGCCGTTCAAGCTGGTTCGCCGGAGTGAAAGAGGGCCGCTTCCCAAAGCCGGTCGCTCTGGGACCGCGGACCTCAGCCTACAAAGTTGAGGACATCCGCGCGCTCTTGGCGCAGTTCGATGACCAAGACCAGCCTGCTTCCCCATCTGTTGCACCAGCACAGGAAGTTGGGGGGACCGGCCAATGA
- a CDS encoding IS3 family transposase (programmed frameshift), with protein sequence MKTSRFSEPQILAILRQAEGGVPVPELCREHGMSTASFYKWRAKYGGMDASMISQMKALEDENRRLKKMYAEMSMQAELLKEALGKKMTRPSQRREMAGKAVALRGVSIALACRTFEVSETCYRYSAKLNDENEHIADLLIGLTRAKKTWGFGLCFLYLRNVQGHRWNHKRVYRIYRKLELNLRIKPRKRLKRDKPDALAVPDQPNLVWSMDFMADRLEDGRQFRLLNVLDDFNREGLGIEVDFSLPAERVIRSLNQIIEWRGKPMSIRVDNGPEYVSGKLMEWAETQGIALSHIQPGKPQQNAYVERYNRTVRHEWLDQYIIESIEEAQEFATQWLWTYNNERPNMGIGGITPAQKLKMAA encoded by the exons ATGAAGACGAGCAGATTTAGCGAACCACAAATCCTGGCGATCCTGCGCCAGGCAGAAGGCGGCGTCCCGGTGCCAGAGTTGTGCCGGGAGCATGGGATGAGCACGGCCTCATTTTACAAATGGCGGGCCAAGTACGGCGGCATGGACGCCTCGATGATCAGCCAGATGAAGGCTCTGGAAGACGAGAACCGCCGGCTGAAGAAAATGTATGCCGAGATGAGCATGCAGGCCGAACTTCTGAAAGAGGCTCTTGGAA AAAAAATGACGCGGCCATCTCAACGCCGGGAGATGGCCGGGAAAGCAGTGGCGTTGCGAGGGGTGAGTATTGCGCTTGCCTGCCGCACCTTCGAGGTCAGCGAGACCTGTTATCGTTACAGTGCAAAGCTGAACGACGAGAATGAGCATATTGCCGATCTCCTGATCGGACTGACGAGGGCCAAGAAGACCTGGGGTTTTGGCCTGTGCTTCCTGTATCTGCGCAACGTCCAGGGACATCGTTGGAACCACAAGCGTGTCTATCGCATCTACCGCAAACTGGAACTGAACCTGCGGATCAAGCCGCGTAAGCGTTTGAAGCGGGACAAACCGGATGCACTGGCCGTCCCGGATCAGCCAAACCTGGTCTGGTCCATGGACTTCATGGCGGACCGTCTGGAGGATGGAAGGCAGTTCCGGCTGTTGAATGTCCTTGACGACTTCAACCGCGAAGGGCTCGGCATCGAAGTGGATTTCTCGCTTCCCGCCGAGCGCGTCATCCGCAGTCTGAACCAGATCATCGAATGGCGCGGCAAACCGATGTCGATACGAGTCGATAACGGCCCCGAATATGTCAGTGGTAAACTGATGGAGTGGGCCGAAACACAAGGCATCGCGTTGAGCCACATTCAGCCCGGCAAGCCGCAGCAAAATGCCTATGTCGAGCGCTACAACCGCACAGTCCGGCATGAATGGCTCGACCAATACATCATCGAAAGCATCGAGGAGGCACAGGAGTTCGCCACGCAATGGCTATGGACCTATAACAACGAACGGCCCAATATGGGCATCGGCGGCATAACTCCCGCACAGAAACTCAAAATGGCCGCGTGA
- a CDS encoding DUF927 domain-containing protein — translation MTDTTPSTGSYSVAIYEHETDKTDRLRITFPRTNGRDEGEIIVRPSEYNKRSQFIDKLMDLGALEPDKHKWPTFAQIAESANQDCVPIVTPTIGWKGEHPNRGFLLPGYWVGDPSAEPLLMPGARDDCIANGVAGDLLTWKREVAVPAKWSPYVAIALLTSFAGSLLVYSRIREGFIVNIAGQSSTGKTSGTNAGVSVWGDLGNASIWDSTPRALAETAAAHRDICLIPDDTELAGDGKTSGLERLQNDIHTLASGKPKRHSKSVSGRDQLPRLDARCTVLASSPETVEDHYRRRGLKRTDGDRVRLLEMRVPDASEGGIWKYRPDDEKRTPSELSDALYVAATKNHGVAGRAWIDYLVSVQTTLEEDVAKYSRDFIQRYAKDASGPKLRIAEKGGCLFAVARIARKAKILPWSTECAREITSFAYQEFLKAGFPDEADATTFMGALHARLKTKGVFLKVRDGALNSVDLPADFDGFAHQKTSKVYIRYDAFVDICEQCLPSRAGGQKQIGSLISALQASGVLLPGHGRGSTQDTTIAKGKLKLLVFDLNVMRKITSKS, via the coding sequence ATGACCGACACAACACCTTCAACCGGCAGCTATTCCGTCGCTATTTATGAGCACGAAACCGACAAAACGGATCGCCTGCGGATAACATTTCCCCGCACCAATGGAAGGGACGAGGGCGAAATTATCGTTCGCCCCTCAGAGTACAATAAGCGCTCGCAGTTCATCGACAAACTTATGGATCTTGGCGCACTGGAACCCGATAAACACAAGTGGCCGACCTTCGCTCAGATAGCAGAAAGCGCGAACCAAGACTGCGTTCCGATTGTGACACCAACAATCGGCTGGAAAGGGGAGCATCCCAACCGCGGCTTCTTGCTACCCGGATATTGGGTAGGTGATCCAAGCGCTGAACCATTGCTGATGCCCGGTGCCCGAGATGATTGTATCGCGAATGGTGTTGCCGGGGATCTGTTGACATGGAAGCGGGAAGTCGCTGTGCCGGCGAAGTGGTCACCCTACGTTGCGATCGCCCTACTCACATCATTTGCAGGCTCCCTGTTGGTTTATAGCAGAATCAGAGAGGGCTTTATCGTCAACATCGCCGGTCAAAGTTCGACGGGCAAAACATCCGGAACGAATGCCGGGGTCTCAGTGTGGGGCGACCTAGGGAACGCATCGATCTGGGATTCTACCCCAAGAGCCCTCGCCGAGACCGCCGCTGCTCATAGAGATATTTGTCTGATTCCTGATGACACCGAATTGGCCGGTGACGGAAAGACCTCAGGCCTCGAGCGTTTACAAAACGACATACATACGCTCGCGTCTGGAAAGCCCAAGAGGCATTCAAAATCTGTAAGCGGCAGAGATCAACTGCCGAGATTGGATGCGAGGTGTACAGTCTTAGCATCGAGCCCGGAAACGGTTGAAGACCACTACCGTAGAAGGGGATTGAAGCGAACCGATGGTGATAGGGTGCGGTTGCTTGAGATGAGGGTTCCGGATGCTTCAGAAGGCGGCATCTGGAAATATCGTCCGGATGATGAAAAGCGCACCCCGAGCGAACTTTCTGATGCGCTGTATGTTGCGGCAACAAAAAATCATGGTGTAGCTGGCAGGGCTTGGATCGACTACCTTGTTAGCGTCCAGACTACGCTGGAAGAGGACGTGGCCAAATACAGCCGCGACTTCATCCAACGCTATGCCAAAGACGCATCAGGTCCCAAGCTCAGGATCGCCGAGAAAGGAGGGTGTTTGTTCGCAGTAGCGCGAATTGCACGCAAGGCAAAAATCCTTCCGTGGTCAACAGAGTGCGCGCGTGAAATCACGTCCTTTGCCTATCAGGAGTTCCTGAAGGCGGGCTTCCCGGATGAGGCCGATGCCACCACTTTCATGGGCGCTTTGCACGCAAGGCTGAAGACCAAGGGTGTGTTCTTAAAGGTCCGCGACGGTGCCCTGAACTCTGTTGATCTGCCTGCCGACTTCGACGGGTTCGCACACCAAAAAACATCGAAGGTTTATATTCGATATGATGCCTTTGTCGACATCTGCGAACAGTGCCTTCCAAGCCGTGCTGGGGGGCAGAAGCAAATTGGCTCGCTTATCTCTGCCCTCCAGGCCTCTGGCGTTCTCCTACCTGGTCATGGGCGCGGCTCGACCCAGGACACAACGATTGCCAAGGGGAAGCTTAAGCTGTTGGTTTTCGATTTGAACGTGATGCGAAAAATCACAAGCAAATCATAG
- a CDS encoding DUF3768 domain-containing protein, protein MGSNQIQVLNDRFRQTFLGGRVMMTAGVAAMAYDDRRTLIDRVRHFDEFSPDNDPYGEHDFGSIDLGGCRYFWKIEYYDPALTCGSSDASDETATQRVLTLMRAEEY, encoded by the coding sequence ATGGGCAGCAACCAAATTCAAGTTCTCAATGATCGATTCCGTCAGACCTTTCTCGGTGGCCGAGTGATGATGACTGCGGGCGTTGCTGCCATGGCCTACGACGACCGCCGGACCCTCATCGACAGGGTCCGGCATTTCGATGAATTTTCGCCAGACAATGACCCGTACGGCGAACATGACTTCGGCTCCATCGACCTCGGTGGATGCCGATATTTTTGGAAAATTGAATATTATGATCCAGCGCTGACATGCGGTTCATCTGACGCCAGCGACGAAACCGCCACACAGCGCGTGCTGACGCTGATGCGTGCCGAGGAGTACTAG